In the genome of Phocoena sinus isolate mPhoSin1 chromosome 15, mPhoSin1.pri, whole genome shotgun sequence, the window ATCCTTACTTTTGAAGCCCCTACTACTTGTGTAGTTCTAGCACCCCCCTTTCACTGCAAGTAAACTAGATTATCGGGTTCAACAACACTGGTTCTTAACTTTCTGGGGATTACGAATGGCTTTGAGAATCTGACAAAGCAACAGACTAATTCCCAATTGGATGTATAAAAATTTACATCCATTTCGAGAGTTCCTGTTACCTTGGAGGTCCAAGGGGAGTCCACGGGTCTCAGATACAGAGGATCCTATTCCAGGAGAAGCCAAGGAAGAGGTGGCTCCACCAGGACCCCAGGAACTGGCCAGGTGCCTGGCCTCTGCTCATCACATGCCCTGAGGGGCCCTCTGGCCTCCCAGTGAGTGATGACCCCCATCCTGACCCTCATCTTCTCCTGGCAATCCACGGAGCCAGCCCCACCATAGTTGCGGCTCATCCCTGCCAAATCTATTGACAAACAGAGGCTTGCAGGCTCGGGGCTTTCCAGTAAGAAGGGAGCAGCTCTGATAAAGGCCACACCAGGATGTTTGACTCTACCCATGGTGGGGTTGCAGGCGGGGTCgggcggtggggcgggggggagggggggaaggtcTGTCATTCTCTCCTGTGGGTCTGGCCAGGAGCAGGGGTTCAGAAGCCGCTGGGCACATCCTGGTGGAGAGGAGGGCTGAGGGTGGCCTTGGAGGACCTGGTGGCTTGATGTGCTTCCCCCCTGCCTGCAGGGGTGGGTGGCTGTGCTCTGGGCCTCGGCACTCAACCCAACAAGGCTGACTTCGTAGTATGACCAGACAGTGGGCACTGCCCAGGCACCTGGGTGAGCATCAGAGAAAAGGGGACCATGACCATCTGGAATGGGCCACCTCCTAGCTGTATGTCATCAGGCAAGACTGAACCTCTTACAGCCtccatttattcatctgtaagatggggataataagagACCCTACCTCATCAGGTGGAGGGGTGAACTAATGAGATGATGCAGGTTAAGAagttagaatagtgcctggcatggaggcagtgttcaataaatggttaTACTAGGTGATTAATTATTACTAGTGCTGCCGCTAATTATTACTGTAGCTCCTGATAAATTTTTAGGTAACTGAGAAAAAGCCATTTTAATTAATCTCAAGTGCTGGGAGCTCAGCCGACTTGCTTTAAGCAACAATTGTAAGAGACTTCTCCAGCGTCTACAGCAGGGGCACCTGGGGCCTGGGCCACCTCCTCTCGGCCCTTCCCTCTTGGGAATCCTGCCGCAGCGGTGGCACACAGCCTGGGTGCTCAGACCACCTCTACTCGAAGTGCCCACCAAATCTCTTTTCTGCCGTGCGGGCTAATGGAACTTGTTCAGCCCATTTACGGGAGCCCTGGGAGACGCTCATGACAGTGGGAGATAGGAGTTGGTGGACAGATGCCGCAGCCTCCTGTCCTCCGAGGATCGGTTCTGAGGCTCGTTCTACACGTGTCCCTGGCAGGGATGAGCCCCAGCTGCCCGCGGTGGTAACCAGCTCTTTGATGCTCTTGTTCTGGCGTTTCTGCCATCCCAGTCTCATTCTCCCTGGCAGGGGCCACCTCCTAAGTAAACCACCTACAACATCGCAGGCTCTGCTTTCGGGGGAACCCAACCAAGATGCCCATCCAACAAGCCAGGTGCCGTGGGAGCCCCTCAGTATGTTACCCCTCTCAACAGGTCTCTGGGGTACACAAAGCCTTAACATCTAGGAAGTGACAGAGGCAGGATCCCAACCCAGACGTCTGACTCCAGGGCCCAAATTCATAACACTCctggagacagaggaaggaggggggacTGGAACATTGCCCCTCATCATCCCCTGCATCCATCCAGCACATGGGCTGCAATCGTAAACACTTCCAGGGAGCCAGGGACTTAATGTTGATATGTTATAGCGGCCGGGACAGGGAGTGTGGTGAAGAGAAAGTGGATCCCCACCTAAAGGGCCACCACAACTCGGTGAGGGGTAAGAGACAGAGCCTTTGCAGCCAGCTTCACACGACTGCTGCCAGGTGGGAATGGCAGCCCAGCACTGCCAGATCCATATTTGCGAAAAAGGCCAGAAACCTGGCTTTTTATATTAAATGGGTTGATGCTAAATAAGAATGCAGCTCTGGGCCCGTTTCAGCACAGCGGTCAACGTCTGTAGGCTCTGATCTGCCAGGACCATCCCCAGGACCACCCAACCCcggtggagaaaaaggagagcGCACTTTTGCAAAGAACAGCCTAACCCAGCGGGGCGGTGCCCACTTTACCCGCACTGCGTTCATCCATCGAGAAGGCCTTGTTCTCCATGTAGGTCCGCGGCAGCGGCACGTCCTCCTCAAACGCCGTCTCCCGCATCCTCGGCTGCGACGTGTCGAAGTAGTTGGGCGTGTTCTCCTGCGGGGAGGGCAGGATGGTGCAGTGGATCTCTGGGATGGCGTGGAAGATGACGAAGACCCAGCCACTGGCCACCAGCGTGATGGCCAAGGTGGGGTCTCCCCAGGCGTCTCCCTGCCGCAGCTCCGCGTTGCCAAAGAGGTACATGGTCATCCAGGCCACCCAGACGAGCACGGAGAGGAAGGCCGTGACCAGGATGCAGACCCCGTTCTGCTTCCACTTCTTGAACTTGCCGCACAGCGTGAAGAGGGCCAGCCCCAGGGTGGCCACGAGCAGTACCATGTCGTAGATGAGGGCCATCGCGAAGTCCATCGGCTCGTAGGCACAGGCCGGCTTCTCGTCGCGCAGCACGGTCAGCACCAGCCACTCGATGGCGATGATGACCTGCACGAGCATCAGGCACAGGGCCACGCCCACCAGCTGCCAGCCCGACGGGCTCTTGCCGTGGCGGACCAGCCTCCGCACGCGCCACGCCTGGCTCAGCAGGCAGGAGAAGCAGAGCGCGAAGAGGACGCCCCAGAGGAACCGGCGGACGGAGCAGATGGTCTCATCCTCCCGGATGATGAAGGCGAACGTCAGGCCGAAGAGGCCCAGGGtccccaggaggaagaggaagtggaGGCCCACGGGGTCCTTCTTCTCCTTGTCCTTGATGAACGGCAGGCGCACCAGGAGGATGAGAATCAGAAGCAGTGTGATCAGGGCGCCCGCCCCCGCCACGGCCTCCACCACGATGCCCCAGATGGTGTCCAGGTCGCACAGGGACACGTACTGAGGAAGAAGGTCCAGCCCGCAGCCCCGGGACGTGCTGGTGTTCTCGGAGGCCCCGGAGGCAATCACGAAGAGCAGGAGGAAAGCAAGCACCTGGTGGGTTCTCATCTTTCTCTCTGACACCATGAACGTTCCAGAAAAGTTGGGGGGAAAAGACCAATTCATTGTAAGACTCCCACTCTCCTGACTTCTTTAAGAAGACCCACCTCACTTCAAACCCGCCAGCCCCCTTCTCCAGGCAGGACAGCCTGGAGGAGGGGCGGGGATTTCGGCCCCCATCTACCCCCTAGCCCGGGCTCAGTGA includes:
- the GPRC5B gene encoding G-protein coupled receptor family C group 5 member B isoform X2 — encoded protein: MRTHQVLAFLLLFVIASGASENTSTSRGCGLDLLPQYVSLCDLDTIWGIVVEAVAGAGALITLLLILILLVRLPFIKDKEKKDPVGLHFLFLLGTLGLFGLTFAFIIREDETICSVRRFLWGVLFALCFSCLLSQAWRVRRLVRHGKSPSGWQLVGVALCLMLVQVIIAIEWLVLTVLRDEKPACAYEPMDFAMALIYDMVLLVATLGLALFTLCGKFKKWKQNGVCILVTAFLSVLVWVAWMTMYLFGNAELRQGDAWGDPTLAITLVASGWVFVIFHAIPEIHCTILPSPQENTPNYFDTSQPRMRETAFEEDVPLPRTYMENKAFSMDERSAALRTGFRNGSLGNRPSAPFRSNVYQPTEMAVVLNGGTIPTAPPSYAGRHLW
- the GPRC5B gene encoding G-protein coupled receptor family C group 5 member B isoform X3; amino-acid sequence: MVSERKMRTHQVLAFLLLFVIASGASENTSTSRGCGLDLLPQYVSLCDLDTIWGIVVEAVAGAGALITLLLILILLVRLPFIKDKEKKDPVGLHFLFLLGTLGLFGLTFAFIIREDETICSVRRFLWGVLFALCFSCLLSQAWRVRRLVRHGKSPSGWQLVGVALCLMLVQVIIAIEWLVLTVLRDEKPACAYEPMDFAMALIYDMVLLVATLGLALFTLCGKFKKWKQNGVCILVTAFLSVLVWVAWMTMYLFGNAELRQGDAWGDPTLAITLVASGWVFVIFHAIPEIHCTILPSPQENTPNYFDTSQPRMRETAFEEDVPLPRTYMENKAFSMDERSAALRTGFRNGSLGNRPSAPFRSNVYQPTEMAVVLNGGTIPTAPPSYAGRHLW
- the GPRC5B gene encoding G-protein coupled receptor family C group 5 member B isoform X1, with product MRTHQVLAFLLLFVIASGASENTSTSRGCGLDLLPQYVSLCDLDTIWGIVVEAVAGAGALITLLLILILLVRLPFIKDKEKKDPVGLHFLFLLGTLGLFGLTFAFIIREDETICSVRRFLWGVLFALCFSCLLSQAWRVRRLVRHGKSPSGWQLVGVALCLMLVQVIIAIEWLVLTVLRDEKPACAYEPMDFAMALIYDMVLLVATLGLALFTLCGKFKKWKQNGVCILVTAFLSVLVWVAWMTMYLFGNAELRQGDAWGDPTLAITLVASGWVFVIFHAIPEIHCTILPSPQENTPNYFDTSQPRMRETAFEEDVPLPRTYMENKAFSMDERSAALRTGFRNGSLGNRPSAPFRSNVYQPTEMAVVLNGGTKRADGLPQNGASYITHSGCCFSWELLSPEKTRSQLLRQVTLEDTSGERL